In one Candidatus Edwardsbacteria bacterium genomic region, the following are encoded:
- a CDS encoding tetratricopeptide repeat protein, with the protein GLYANPEAIEFYEKCLATLKAVKQTKDSTLEKAEVLGAQGSIYRLIGEMTRALKNLNQAVKVTAGGGNSAVSRKYTLEVGIIHDMLGQADRAFALWQKVQKAAQKDKDKEAQALSLQNQGLLYLRKGDPAKAVEDFQTALKVFEELKVKKHIARINSHLAQAQEVMGNLDKAIEHNGIALAISQDINYLEGIASYNNNLGINLLMTGSIEQAAANFRTAFNMAGKIGDRRVESLAGFNLGNCQYIMGNYDSAHEYYQGALSSAREIGDIAQQMNIDINLGCLQQVRGNAKAALEYHSNALEIALKIGDRNNELETKRNLGIDLSMLADYDKARSEFESGLKLALEISDPRMVAYIRANYGLTMVNLRDLNQAEKLLSEALDDARKVGDPEVILSVVRGFIELNLAKGDFGAGQQEVDRALRISGDTHNKRERAYALMYSALLMVQQNEHEGASAPISESLTLAREMKDGILLCKLYLISARRSLACGSINEAQMFIVDAREEAAKSGAREEMADSHGLMAQLKKLQDQSDEAETELARQKKELDDIAMNIPEYLRKGYIEARISSE; encoded by the coding sequence GGGCTTTATGCCAATCCGGAGGCCATAGAGTTTTACGAGAAATGCTTGGCGACGCTGAAAGCCGTAAAACAGACCAAGGATTCGACATTGGAAAAGGCAGAGGTGCTGGGTGCCCAAGGGTCCATCTATAGGCTGATAGGTGAAATGACAAGGGCTCTTAAAAATCTCAACCAGGCAGTCAAGGTGACGGCCGGGGGTGGCAATAGTGCTGTCTCCCGGAAATATACATTGGAGGTCGGCATCATCCATGATATGCTGGGCCAGGCCGACCGCGCCTTTGCCCTGTGGCAAAAAGTACAGAAAGCGGCCCAAAAGGACAAGGACAAGGAGGCCCAGGCCCTTTCCCTGCAAAATCAAGGACTGCTGTACTTGCGAAAAGGGGACCCGGCCAAAGCCGTCGAAGATTTCCAGACCGCCTTGAAGGTTTTTGAGGAGCTCAAGGTTAAAAAACACATTGCCCGGATAAACTCGCACCTGGCCCAGGCTCAAGAGGTCATGGGGAATCTGGACAAGGCCATCGAGCATAATGGCATCGCCCTGGCGATATCCCAGGATATCAACTACCTGGAGGGGATAGCCTCTTACAACAATAACCTGGGCATCAATCTGCTGATGACAGGCAGCATAGAGCAGGCTGCGGCTAATTTCAGGACCGCCTTTAACATGGCTGGGAAGATCGGGGACCGGAGGGTCGAATCCCTGGCCGGTTTCAACCTGGGCAACTGCCAGTACATCATGGGGAATTACGATTCGGCTCATGAATATTACCAAGGCGCTCTGTCCTCGGCCCGGGAGATAGGCGATATCGCCCAGCAGATGAACATAGACATCAACTTGGGATGCTTGCAACAGGTGAGGGGAAATGCCAAGGCCGCCCTGGAATACCACAGCAATGCCCTAGAAATAGCCTTGAAGATAGGGGACAGAAACAACGAACTGGAGACCAAGCGCAATCTGGGGATCGATCTTTCCATGTTGGCTGATTACGACAAGGCCCGGTCCGAATTTGAAAGCGGGCTCAAACTGGCCCTGGAGATAAGCGACCCCCGGATGGTGGCCTATATTAGGGCCAACTACGGGCTGACCATGGTCAATCTTCGAGATCTGAACCAGGCTGAAAAGCTTCTATCAGAGGCCCTGGATGACGCCAGGAAGGTGGGGGACCCCGAGGTCATCCTGTCGGTGGTCCGGGGCTTCATAGAGCTGAACCTGGCCAAGGGCGATTTCGGGGCCGGCCAGCAGGAAGTTGACAGGGCCCTGAGGATATCCGGCGATACCCATAACAAGAGAGAACGAGCCTATGCCCTGATGTACAGCGCCCTGCTGATGGTCCAGCAGAACGAACATGAAGGGGCGTCGGCTCCCATATCGGAATCGCTGACCCTGGCCCGGGAAATGAAGGATGGTATCCTGTTGTGCAAGCTTTATCTGATCTCGGCTCGAAGATCGCTGGCCTGCGGATCGATCAACGAGGCTCAGATGTTCATAGTGGACGCCAGGGAGGAAGCGGCCAAAAGCGGGGCCAGGGAGGAAATGGCAGACAGCCATGGCCTGATGGCTCAGCTTAAAAAACTGCAGGACCAAAGCGATGAAGCCGAAACCGAATTAGCCAGGCAGAAGAAGGAGCTCGACGACATTGCCATGAATATTCCGGAGTATTTAAGAAAAGGATATATAGAAGCCAGAATATCTTCCGAGTAG
- a CDS encoding T9SS type A sorting domain-containing protein yields the protein MKKLWLMVLLTAAFACVAQAAQDTCKIFLWDNDAGEATQRAPAAVMDENYGSRYVWADSRDGNFNIYGRIWERKPAAATGSFLVNRIRVDEHTQEQPDVAGTVGDFFFVVWQDSVMKPGELWQLYGRKLDKNGKPMTDEIRVTEKIVNNAKFPKVAVNKRTQDFVIVWQEDRDGQIDIWARLFNYKFEPQSPDIKLNEDGLKVAHILPVVSFSDKGIAVAWQDNRDGLARADIYFRYFKPDLSPLTASKQVNSDVERWHFTPAIAVSDTGYFTIVWLSFQSNAYGDIGAQRFDPDAKPINLNIKVNLTVAPVACRIPSVTMGIDNVSFWTSWADSQNTSLMYQIRARYFDKAGRFNAAVKTVNQNPWYGQRAPAVCRFGELFSVAWLDSSRVNGRGDIFGQYYMLNVNKDDTLDAVGVNYNISNDKAAGRTIWYHPKKNYDNPSTPGWNEDPIAEPDSIYIPLDSAYVLAFKERNIPNQLFVQITNTEVLEYMWRDKQKLNSSAAYDLCLLDLGYAEDGSTAGVIQEEQQDSLEAFATDSLSCLIVAGNDFGEMYNATTLFSYFGSKYIGPGNSSETGNIQKISGLPGTFTEGMNFDYPFQQGPDNSVDIIGPLAAGSQLVMESDGPGKITYGRATTYGSYYKGEKASTHKNVYLTFSIGSLSNGIHPSTASELTRRILAYQGFNVEPEPIVDLVDSVYTGTIEGTVELSWTAVSDDDATEKATKYWLKYSKYNSAVSDLGKISSEIDFIDTGSTYYQTWTPANAGVLEKKTVYGFAPGDTLIFALKAGDESSPIRWGTLGNEPRIVASGDTVTPHTIRLGYITFGAVNDFCKSERIGTRIGAVGLRDTLFTTWDASNLYLGYGRNDWRTAGDLLFYFDTRTGGADSTFKYNGTGSAGFDINFRPDFCLIFENADSISLKKWNGSAWVDSVPIATYLASNRPYLDSINKFTYAEMRVPFSYLKYTVGNVFKFLAVSQYETSDNPWNAFPTTNSITTKGAKVPAKYGSYYQFNSLASGVSPRVVATPLAVELSMFAAAYEQGSVNLAWRSGLEEDHDLWLVERSSDDGRNYARLVELPGSGSGSDYSYQDNSALLGQAYLYRLGAQDNMEFVEWYGPVLVNTPVAADIYSYSLKAMPNPFNNNCQIRYSTNRQERMALKVYDICGHLVKTIFDDVKQPGSYAANWTGTDDNGRNLANGVYFYRLTSGQGCLTQKITLLR from the coding sequence ATGAAAAAATTATGGTTAATGGTTTTACTTACTGCTGCCTTCGCTTGTGTGGCCCAGGCAGCCCAGGATACCTGTAAAATATTCCTGTGGGACAACGATGCCGGCGAAGCTACCCAGCGGGCCCCGGCCGCTGTGATGGACGAGAATTACGGCTCCCGTTATGTATGGGCCGACAGTCGCGACGGAAATTTCAACATCTACGGCCGGATATGGGAACGGAAACCGGCAGCGGCTACCGGCTCCTTTCTGGTCAACCGGATCCGGGTGGACGAGCATACCCAGGAGCAGCCCGATGTGGCCGGAACGGTGGGGGATTTCTTTTTTGTGGTCTGGCAGGACTCTGTAATGAAACCCGGGGAACTGTGGCAGCTTTATGGCCGCAAGCTGGACAAGAACGGGAAACCGATGACGGACGAAATAAGGGTCACAGAAAAAATCGTGAACAACGCTAAATTTCCCAAGGTTGCTGTAAATAAGCGCACCCAGGACTTCGTTATAGTTTGGCAGGAAGACCGGGATGGGCAGATTGACATTTGGGCCAGGCTGTTCAACTATAAGTTCGAGCCGCAGTCGCCCGACATCAAACTAAACGAGGACGGGCTAAAAGTAGCCCACATTCTACCTGTCGTCAGCTTCAGCGACAAAGGTATTGCCGTGGCCTGGCAGGACAACCGCGACGGACTGGCCCGGGCCGATATCTATTTTCGATATTTCAAACCAGATCTTTCCCCGCTCACAGCCAGCAAGCAGGTCAATAGCGACGTCGAAAGATGGCATTTCACCCCCGCCATCGCCGTCTCTGACACTGGCTATTTCACGATCGTGTGGTTGAGTTTCCAAAGCAATGCCTACGGAGATATTGGCGCCCAGCGTTTCGATCCCGACGCCAAGCCGATCAACCTAAACATCAAAGTTAACCTTACCGTCGCCCCGGTGGCCTGCCGGATACCGTCGGTGACCATGGGCATAGACAACGTTTCATTCTGGACCAGCTGGGCCGACTCCCAAAATACATCTCTTATGTATCAGATACGGGCCCGTTATTTTGACAAGGCCGGCCGGTTCAACGCTGCGGTCAAAACAGTCAACCAAAACCCCTGGTACGGCCAGCGGGCCCCGGCGGTTTGCCGTTTTGGCGAATTGTTCTCTGTGGCCTGGCTGGATTCCAGCCGGGTCAACGGCCGGGGCGACATCTTCGGGCAGTATTACATGCTTAATGTCAATAAGGACGATACCCTGGATGCCGTGGGCGTAAACTACAACATCAGCAACGACAAGGCCGCCGGGCGCACTATCTGGTATCACCCCAAGAAGAATTATGATAATCCATCCACCCCCGGCTGGAACGAGGATCCCATCGCCGAGCCGGATTCTATTTACATTCCGTTGGATTCGGCTTATGTGTTGGCCTTTAAGGAGCGTAATATACCAAACCAATTGTTTGTCCAAATCACCAACACCGAAGTCTTGGAATACATGTGGCGGGACAAACAAAAGCTGAACAGCAGCGCCGCATATGACCTGTGCCTGCTGGACTTGGGCTATGCCGAAGACGGCTCCACCGCCGGGGTCATACAGGAAGAACAGCAGGATTCTTTGGAAGCTTTTGCCACGGACAGCCTGAGCTGTTTGATCGTGGCCGGAAATGATTTCGGCGAGATGTACAATGCGACCACATTATTCTCGTATTTCGGCTCCAAATATATCGGTCCAGGCAATTCATCCGAAACCGGCAATATCCAGAAAATAAGCGGCTTGCCCGGAACCTTTACCGAAGGAATGAATTTTGATTACCCATTTCAGCAAGGGCCGGATAATTCTGTGGATATAATTGGTCCTCTGGCAGCTGGTTCTCAACTTGTTATGGAAAGCGACGGCCCCGGGAAAATTACCTACGGACGGGCCACCACCTATGGAAGCTACTATAAAGGCGAGAAGGCCTCTACACATAAAAACGTGTACCTGACCTTCTCCATCGGCTCCTTAAGCAACGGGATTCACCCCAGCACCGCTTCAGAGCTGACCCGCCGGATATTGGCCTACCAGGGCTTCAATGTGGAACCGGAACCGATTGTTGACCTGGTGGATTCGGTTTACACCGGCACCATTGAGGGTACCGTAGAGCTTTCGTGGACGGCTGTCAGCGATGACGATGCTACAGAAAAGGCCACCAAGTATTGGCTGAAATATTCCAAGTACAATTCCGCTGTTTCCGACTTGGGCAAAATAAGTTCCGAAATCGATTTTATCGACACTGGTTCTACATATTACCAGACTTGGACGCCAGCAAATGCTGGTGTGCTTGAGAAGAAAACTGTTTACGGTTTTGCTCCAGGAGATACCTTGATCTTTGCTTTAAAAGCCGGTGATGAAAGTTCTCCCATCAGGTGGGGTACTTTGGGTAATGAGCCTCGCATTGTGGCTTCAGGAGATACGGTCACTCCCCATACGATAAGATTGGGTTATATTACATTCGGCGCCGTAAATGATTTCTGCAAAAGTGAACGGATTGGAACGCGGATTGGAGCAGTGGGTTTAAGGGATACGCTCTTTACCACATGGGATGCATCCAATCTATACTTGGGTTACGGCCGCAATGACTGGCGCACCGCTGGAGACCTGTTATTCTACTTTGACACCCGCACCGGAGGGGCCGACTCAACTTTTAAATACAACGGTACCGGATCCGCCGGATTCGATATCAATTTCCGGCCAGATTTCTGCCTGATTTTTGAAAATGCCGACTCAATATCTTTGAAGAAATGGAACGGTTCAGCCTGGGTTGATTCAGTTCCCATAGCAACCTATCTTGCATCCAATAGGCCTTATCTGGACAGCATCAATAAATTCACTTACGCTGAAATGCGGGTACCCTTTAGTTATTTAAAATATACCGTGGGTAACGTATTTAAATTTTTGGCGGTTTCCCAATATGAAACCAGCGACAATCCATGGAACGCTTTTCCCACAACCAATTCCATCACTACAAAGGGCGCCAAGGTGCCGGCCAAATACGGCTCTTATTATCAATTCAACAGCCTGGCCTCCGGGGTTTCCCCCCGGGTGGTGGCTACCCCCTTGGCGGTGGAACTTTCCATGTTTGCCGCGGCTTACGAGCAGGGAAGTGTAAACCTGGCCTGGCGGAGCGGCCTGGAGGAGGATCACGATCTGTGGCTGGTGGAGCGTTCTTCCGACGACGGGAGAAATTATGCCCGGCTGGTTGAGCTACCCGGCTCAGGCTCGGGTTCGGACTACAGCTACCAGGATAATTCGGCCCTGCTGGGGCAGGCATATCTGTATCGCCTAGGGGCCCAGGATAATATGGAATTTGTCGAATGGTACGGGCCGGTGTTGGTGAACACCCCTGTGGCAGCCGATATCTATTCATACAGCTTAAAAGCCATGCCCAATCCATTTAACAACAATTGCCAGATCCGTTACAGCACCAACCGGCAGGAAAGAATGGCGTTAAAAGTTTACGATATCTGCGGGCACCTTGTAAAGACCATATTTGACGATGTCAAACAACCCGGCAGTTATGCCGCCAACTGGACCGGCACCGATGACAACGGCCGGAACCTGGCCAATGGCGTATATTTCTACCGCCTGACTTCCGGACAGGGTTGTCTGACCCAGAAGATTACGCTGCTGAGATAA
- a CDS encoding sigma 54-interacting transcriptional regulator — protein MKQNPDSNNDFEFLYSLSKALSSTLDQTQLLDMIMEAAKTLTMAEASSLLLLDENTQRLHFAHATGQVSEELKKLSVPMGQGIAGWVAREKKPQIVNQTDTDNRWYKGIDEKTKFITRSLLCVPLVLDDKTVGVIEVLNKQESQSFDERDQELLLKVAEMAARVLENADKYHKLQTENLQLKDDIASRYTIIGESPSIQEVLGLAQKVALSNTTVLLQGENGTGKELLARYTHNQSPRRDKAFIAVNCAAIPLELLESELFGHEKGSFTGATNLRRGRFELAHQGTIFLDEVGDLPLAVQAKILRVLQEREFERLGGSETIKVDVRIVGATNHDLIQLVRENQFREDLYYRLNVFQIFLPPLRQRREDIPVLANHFLKYFCRETKKNITGFSADVISSMLEYNWPGNIRELQNVIERAVVISSGKVINNIMLQDIGVGGKKDIALPANLPWDEAQKIFKKEYLIKVLNANNWNQRKAASAIKIQPTYLSRLIKELNISKP, from the coding sequence ATGAAACAGAATCCAGATTCAAACAACGATTTTGAATTTCTATACTCGTTAAGCAAGGCGTTGTCATCGACCCTGGACCAGACCCAGCTGCTGGATATGATCATGGAAGCAGCCAAAACACTGACCATGGCCGAGGCCAGCTCTTTGCTGCTGTTGGATGAGAATACCCAAAGGCTTCATTTCGCCCATGCCACCGGGCAGGTTTCGGAGGAATTGAAAAAGCTTTCGGTTCCTATGGGCCAGGGCATAGCCGGCTGGGTGGCCAGGGAGAAGAAACCGCAGATAGTCAATCAGACGGATACGGACAACCGCTGGTACAAGGGCATTGACGAAAAGACCAAATTCATCACCCGCTCGCTGTTATGCGTTCCTCTGGTGCTGGACGACAAGACGGTCGGAGTCATAGAAGTCTTGAACAAGCAGGAAAGCCAGTCCTTTGACGAACGTGATCAGGAGCTTCTTCTGAAAGTGGCCGAGATGGCGGCCCGGGTCCTGGAGAATGCCGACAAATATCACAAGCTGCAGACCGAGAACCTTCAGCTCAAGGATGACATCGCCAGCCGCTACACCATTATCGGAGAAAGCCCGTCCATCCAGGAGGTTTTAGGCCTGGCTCAGAAGGTGGCCTTGAGCAATACCACGGTTTTACTGCAGGGGGAGAACGGCACCGGGAAAGAACTTCTGGCCAGATACACCCATAACCAAAGCCCCAGGCGCGACAAGGCTTTCATCGCCGTAAACTGCGCCGCCATACCCCTGGAGCTGCTGGAGTCGGAATTGTTCGGTCACGAAAAAGGTTCCTTCACCGGAGCCACCAACTTAAGGCGGGGCCGGTTTGAGCTGGCCCACCAGGGGACCATATTTCTGGATGAGGTGGGCGACCTTCCTTTGGCGGTTCAAGCCAAGATCCTGAGGGTGTTGCAGGAGCGCGAATTTGAACGGCTGGGCGGCAGTGAAACCATCAAGGTCGATGTCCGGATAGTCGGAGCCACCAACCACGATCTGATACAATTAGTCAGGGAAAACCAGTTTCGGGAGGATCTGTATTACCGCCTGAACGTGTTCCAGATATTTTTACCGCCACTAAGACAGCGGCGGGAGGACATACCGGTCCTGGCCAATCATTTTTTGAAATATTTCTGCCGGGAGACCAAAAAAAATATCACGGGATTTTCAGCCGATGTGATCAGTTCCATGCTGGAATACAACTGGCCGGGAAATATCAGGGAGCTTCAGAATGTCATTGAGCGGGCGGTAGTGATATCATCGGGAAAAGTAATTAATAACATCATGCTACAGGATATCGGCGTCGGCGGTAAAAAGGACATAGCGTTGCCAGCCAATCTTCCCTGGGATGAGGCGCAGAAAATTTTCAAAAAAGAATATTTGATAAAAGTCTTGAATGCAAACAACTGGAATCAACGTAAAGCCGCTTCCGCCATAAAAATACAACCCACTTATTTGTCTCGGCTTATAAAAGAACTCAATATATCTAAACCGTAG
- a CDS encoding UvrD-helicase domain-containing protein, which produces MDFLAKLNPEQKEAVTYLEGPLLILAGAGSGKTRVLTHRLAYLVGQGVCAPWAILAVTFTNKAAGEMKNRVGRLINRSVDGLWVGTFHSVCARILRKEGYLLGYQRDYTIYDENDKLALMKKVMSALAIPERRVPVKAVISRISSSKDSLVGPEEYQKMAYDFFEKEVAKIFSLYQQELLKNQAMDFDDLIFNTVKILSGNKKVLDDYGHKFKHILVDEYQDTNRAQYMLVKLLSQSHRQLCVVGDDDQSIYGFRGADIRNILEFENDFPEAKIVRLEQNYRSTQVILECANQVVKNNAGRKGKELWTDNPKGENVSLWCAWDERDEAEKICRAIKEHWTKGSLKDCVILYRTNAQSRALEDSLRRAAVPYLIVGGLKFYERKEIKDILAYLRVVVNPADAVGLKRIINIPPRGIGDTSLSRIESYAAERDISLFQALKENDQVPGLGPGIKSAVSGFVKDLEKLIALKDSLNAQELITKVIEQSGYIKFIGSQYLDKVEADSRTENVQELASAANEFCERSEDKSLPAFLAEVSLVADIDRWNDSAEAVTLMTIHNAKGLEFPQVFITGLEEGLLPHRASLDTIEELEEERRLFYVAITRAQNKLTLCSAMSRRHFGGLIQSLPSRFIAELPRENLDADLPRSEKQAGDFPRESQEGTHQIQAKGLKGKRVHHEIWGQGQVVDAEGDGDDVKLSIVFGGGVKKKIMAGFVEFM; this is translated from the coding sequence ATGGACTTTTTAGCAAAGCTCAACCCCGAGCAAAAAGAAGCTGTCACCTATCTGGAGGGTCCCTTGCTGATACTGGCCGGGGCGGGCTCCGGAAAGACCCGGGTGCTGACTCACCGCCTGGCTTACCTGGTGGGGCAGGGCGTTTGCGCCCCCTGGGCCATCCTGGCGGTGACCTTTACCAACAAAGCGGCCGGGGAGATGAAAAACCGGGTGGGCCGCTTGATAAATCGCAGCGTGGACGGTCTGTGGGTAGGGACTTTCCATTCGGTCTGCGCCAGGATACTGCGCAAAGAGGGATATCTCCTGGGATACCAGCGTGATTATACCATCTACGACGAGAATGACAAGCTGGCCCTGATGAAAAAAGTGATGAGCGCCCTGGCCATCCCGGAACGCAGAGTCCCGGTAAAAGCCGTGATATCACGCATCTCCAGCTCCAAGGACAGCTTGGTGGGGCCGGAGGAATACCAGAAGATGGCCTACGATTTCTTTGAAAAGGAAGTGGCCAAGATATTTAGCCTCTACCAGCAGGAATTGCTGAAGAACCAAGCCATGGATTTCGACGATCTGATCTTCAATACCGTAAAAATACTGTCCGGCAATAAAAAGGTTCTAGACGATTACGGCCATAAATTCAAACACATCCTGGTCGATGAGTATCAGGACACCAACCGCGCCCAATATATGCTGGTAAAACTGCTTTCCCAGAGCCATCGCCAGCTATGTGTGGTGGGCGATGACGACCAGTCTATCTACGGCTTCCGGGGGGCGGATATTCGGAATATCCTGGAGTTTGAAAACGATTTTCCCGAGGCCAAGATCGTCCGCCTGGAGCAGAACTACCGCTCCACCCAGGTCATTCTGGAATGTGCCAATCAGGTGGTCAAGAACAATGCCGGTCGCAAGGGCAAGGAGTTGTGGACCGACAACCCCAAAGGGGAGAATGTCTCGCTGTGGTGCGCCTGGGACGAGCGCGACGAGGCCGAAAAGATCTGCCGGGCCATCAAGGAGCATTGGACCAAAGGCTCTTTAAAGGACTGCGTGATACTCTACCGCACCAACGCCCAGAGCCGGGCGCTGGAGGACTCCCTGCGGCGAGCAGCGGTGCCCTATCTGATAGTGGGCGGCCTGAAATTCTACGAACGCAAGGAGATCAAAGATATTTTGGCCTATCTGCGGGTGGTGGTCAACCCGGCGGATGCCGTCGGCTTGAAAAGGATCATAAATATTCCGCCCCGTGGCATTGGCGACACCAGCCTGTCCAGGATTGAATCCTATGCCGCTGAGAGGGATATTTCCCTGTTCCAGGCTCTTAAGGAAAACGACCAGGTGCCCGGACTGGGGCCGGGCATAAAATCGGCTGTCAGCGGGTTCGTAAAGGATTTGGAAAAGCTGATAGCCTTAAAAGATTCCTTGAATGCCCAGGAGCTGATCACAAAGGTCATCGAACAATCCGGCTATATAAAGTTCATCGGCAGCCAGTATCTGGACAAGGTCGAGGCCGATAGCCGGACCGAGAACGTTCAGGAGCTGGCCTCGGCCGCCAACGAATTTTGCGAGCGTTCGGAGGATAAGAGCCTGCCCGCTTTTCTGGCCGAGGTATCCCTGGTGGCCGATATCGACCGCTGGAACGATTCCGCCGAGGCGGTTACGCTGATGACCATTCACAACGCCAAAGGGCTGGAATTTCCCCAGGTGTTCATCACCGGGCTGGAGGAGGGGCTGCTGCCGCACCGGGCCTCGCTGGATACCATTGAAGAGCTGGAGGAGGAGCGGCGGCTGTTCTATGTGGCCATCACCAGGGCTCAAAACAAGCTGACGCTCTGCTCGGCCATGTCCCGCCGACATTTCGGCGGACTGATACAATCATTACCCTCCCGCTTCATTGCCGAGCTGCCCAGGGAGAACCTGGATGCCGATTTGCCAAGAAGCGAAAAACAGGCCGGCGATTTCCCTAGGGAATCCCAGGAGGGAACTCACCAAATCCAGGCCAAGGGCCTCAAGGGTAAGCGGGTACACCATGAGATATGGGGCCAGGGCCAGGTGGTGGATGCCGAGGGAGACGGCGATGATGTGAAGCTCTCTATAGTTTTCGGCGGCGGGGTGAAGAAAAAAATAATGGCCGGATTTGTGGAGTTCATGTAA
- a CDS encoding radical SAM protein has product MNIKPRFIELYKTGDLEKKSREAHDLLTCCTLCPRSCGVNRLQGQLGFCRSGFLPTVSSYNAHHGEEPPISGTRGSGTIFFSHCNLSCCYCQNWPISQLGQGQEVSCERLAGMMMELQQRGCHNINFVTPSHMIAQILMALEIAVPQGFNLPLVYNTSGYDSLDSLKLLEGVIDIYLPDIRYTDPGAAERYSGAGDYPAVNQATLKEMWRQVGELQLDDEGIAFRGMLVRHLVLPNGLSQTKEALKFLYCEISPRVHLSLMSQFFPAHKANQTAELGRNISREEYRQAVEWTKEYELENGWHQELDDTGGGPPDRIVKTT; this is encoded by the coding sequence ATGAATATCAAGCCACGCTTCATAGAACTTTATAAAACCGGAGATCTCGAAAAAAAGAGCCGGGAGGCCCATGATCTTTTAACCTGCTGTACCCTCTGCCCCCGTAGCTGTGGAGTCAACCGTTTGCAGGGCCAGCTTGGTTTCTGCCGGTCCGGATTTCTGCCCACGGTCTCCAGCTATAACGCTCATCACGGCGAGGAGCCGCCGATATCGGGGACCCGTGGCTCGGGAACCATTTTCTTCAGTCACTGCAATCTGTCCTGTTGCTACTGCCAGAACTGGCCCATAAGCCAACTGGGACAGGGACAGGAGGTTTCTTGCGAAAGGCTGGCCGGGATGATGATGGAGCTGCAGCAAAGGGGCTGCCACAACATCAACTTTGTTACTCCTTCCCATATGATCGCCCAGATCCTGATGGCGCTGGAGATCGCCGTTCCCCAAGGGTTTAATCTGCCGTTGGTCTACAACACCAGCGGGTATGATTCGCTGGATTCCTTAAAACTGCTGGAGGGGGTAATAGACATTTATCTGCCGGATATCAGATACACCGATCCCGGGGCGGCGGAGAGATATTCGGGAGCAGGGGATTATCCGGCGGTCAATCAGGCGACATTAAAGGAGATGTGGCGGCAGGTGGGCGAACTGCAACTGGACGACGAGGGGATAGCGTTCAGGGGAATGCTGGTAAGGCATCTGGTGCTGCCTAATGGATTATCGCAAACCAAGGAAGCTTTAAAATTTTTATACTGTGAAATATCGCCCAGGGTGCACTTGTCACTTATGTCCCAGTTCTTTCCAGCCCACAAGGCAAACCAAACGGCCGAACTGGGAAGAAACATCAGCCGGGAGGAATACCGACAGGCAGTGGAATGGACGAAGGAGTACGAGTTGGAGAACGGCTGGCATCAGGAGTTGGACGATACCGGAGGCGGGCCTCCGGACCGGATAGTGAAAACCACTTAA